A genomic segment from bacterium encodes:
- a CDS encoding CarD family transcriptional regulator has translation MQKNALDSILIAANIPEFRNQGVLWFKENENKIKILSQKNIWWRNHIRLLEKDLKINPLALIRELADFGYTKANPVLNPGEVSFLGSVLTIWPVNLDTPLAFDFNGNSIEAISELEKPKTKSSETELNELEKIYTRFKAGDYVVHIDHGIGRLKGATADLENYFEIEYAKGDRLFLPFEQVKKISLYVGFTRPKVHGLGGNLWHKIKTKAKEDVVKLAKDLLQLYANREASRGFSFVKNAPEMENIIADFEYPETPDQSRSWKEIEADMENEKPMDRVLVGDVGFGKTELAIRSAFKAVISGAQVALIAPTTILARQHFGVFSNRLEKHGVSVAMLSRLNPEDVNKDSVGKIKSGLIDVVIGTHRLLSKDIEFKNLGLLIIDEEQRFGVLQKEKLKKLKANIDVLMLSATPIPRTLYLAMSNLKPISKIQTPPLGREAVETKIENFSWDTIKKAIEYELARQGQVFFLENRIHKINSVMEKLKELVPIARLTSLHGRMGEKQIIEAIESFKSGQSNVLVSTTIIENGIDLPNANTLIVSDATKLGLSQAHQLRGRVGRRDIKAVVYFLHDKKTISSLAESRLTALQEFSNLGDGFKIALRDLELRGAGNILGRNQSGHINQIGLNLYCEMLSQAVEKLKN, from the coding sequence ATGCAAAAAAACGCATTAGATTCAATACTTATCGCCGCGAATATCCCTGAATTTAGAAATCAGGGCGTTTTGTGGTTCAAAGAAAATGAAAACAAAATTAAAATTTTAAGCCAAAAAAATATTTGGTGGCGCAACCACATTCGCCTTTTGGAAAAAGATTTAAAAATTAATCCCCTTGCCTTAATTCGTGAACTCGCCGACTTTGGCTATACCAAAGCGAATCCCGTTTTAAACCCAGGCGAAGTTTCTTTTTTGGGTTCTGTTTTAACCATCTGGCCTGTAAATTTAGATACTCCACTAGCATTCGATTTTAATGGCAACAGTATCGAGGCTATTTCCGAACTCGAAAAACCAAAAACAAAATCTTCCGAAACCGAATTAAACGAACTAGAAAAAATTTATACCCGTTTTAAAGCTGGCGATTATGTTGTTCATATCGACCACGGCATTGGCCGTTTAAAAGGTGCTACCGCCGATTTAGAAAACTATTTCGAAATTGAATATGCCAAAGGAGACAGGCTTTTTTTACCTTTTGAACAAGTTAAAAAAATATCTTTATATGTTGGTTTCACTCGCCCCAAGGTTCATGGTTTGGGCGGAAACTTGTGGCACAAAATAAAAACCAAAGCTAAAGAAGATGTTGTTAAATTAGCTAAAGATTTATTACAACTCTACGCCAACCGCGAAGCTTCTCGTGGTTTTAGTTTTGTTAAAAATGCACCAGAGATGGAAAATATTATTGCCGATTTTGAATACCCCGAAACTCCGGATCAATCTAGAAGCTGGAAAGAAATAGAAGCCGATATGGAAAACGAAAAACCGATGGACCGCGTTTTAGTGGGTGATGTTGGTTTTGGTAAAACAGAACTTGCTATTCGCTCTGCTTTTAAAGCTGTAATTTCTGGTGCGCAAGTAGCTTTAATTGCGCCAACTACAATTTTAGCTCGCCAACATTTTGGTGTTTTTAGTAACCGTTTAGAAAAACACGGTGTGAGTGTGGCCATGCTTAGTCGTTTGAATCCGGAAGATGTAAACAAAGATTCGGTGGGCAAAATAAAATCTGGATTGATAGATGTGGTTATTGGCACACATCGCCTGCTTTCTAAAGATATAGAATTTAAAAATTTAGGACTGTTGATTATAGACGAAGAACAAAGATTCGGCGTCTTGCAAAAAGAGAAACTTAAAAAATTGAAAGCTAACATAGACGTTTTAATGCTCTCGGCCACCCCTATACCCCGCACGCTTTATTTAGCTATGTCTAATTTAAAACCAATTTCTAAAATACAAACCCCACCACTTGGACGCGAAGCAGTGGAGACAAAAATAGAAAACTTTTCTTGGGATACAATCAAAAAAGCTATTGAATACGAATTGGCACGTCAAGGCCAAGTTTTCTTTTTAGAAAATAGAATTCATAAAATAAATTCCGTTATGGAGAAATTAAAAGAACTCGTGCCTATTGCCCGTTTGACGAGCTTGCATGGGCGTATGGGCGAAAAACAAATAATAGAAGCTATTGAAAGTTTTAAAAGTGGCCAAAGCAATGTTTTAGTTTCTACAACTATTATAGAAAATGGTATTGACCTCCCCAATGCTAATACTTTGATTGTATCTGATGCTACAAAACTGGGACTATCCCAAGCCCACCAATTACGTGGCCGTGTAGGCCGGCGCGACATTAAAGCAGTTGTATATTTCCTTCATGATAAGAAAACAATTTCTAGTTTAGCCGAGAGCCGTTTGACGGCTCTGCAAGAATTTTCCAACTTAGGCGATGGTTTTAAAATTGCCTTACGCGATTTGGAACTTCGCGGTGCCGGCAATATTTTAGGCCGTAATCAATCAGGCCACATCAACCAAATCGGCCTTAATCTTTATTGTGAAATGCTCTCCCAAGCCGTGGAAAAATTAAAAAATTGA
- a CDS encoding ABC transporter permease, protein MKINDSLKTALAGLKHAKTRAVLTMLGIVIGIASVILLMSIGTSAQNLIISQVQNIGSNLLFVIPGATQGSKFSPPASAFGIIIKTLKERDLTSFRKDPAIEKAAGEVHGQARAIYSNNDISVTYTGATGEYFEIINLEAETGRLLNSRDDEAMEKNAVVGSEATKNLFGQKEAVGKSIRLKNHSFKVVGVLKKEGAGMFGADLDNTIFIPMSVAQKQLLGIDYYGAAFIQGSDSYSTEFIKSRITSILRQNHNITNPDKDDFEIRTQEDALAILGNITSILKIFLASIAAISLIVGGIGIMNIMLVSVIERTREIGLRKAVGATNGDIMQQFLTEAIILTSIGGLVGIIGGAGFSFLIYLGISKFAVADWTFALPMSSILLALGVSTSIGLIFGIYPARQASKKNPVEALRYE, encoded by the coding sequence ATGAAAATAAATGATTCATTAAAAACTGCCCTCGCCGGTTTAAAACACGCCAAAACTCGCGCCGTGTTAACTATGCTGGGCATTGTTATCGGCATTGCTTCTGTTATTTTATTAATGTCTATTGGCACTTCGGCCCAAAATTTAATTATTTCCCAAGTTCAAAACATAGGTTCGAATTTGCTTTTTGTTATTCCCGGCGCCACCCAAGGCTCTAAATTTTCCCCGCCGGCTTCGGCTTTTGGCATAATTATTAAAACCTTAAAAGAACGCGATTTAACATCTTTTAGGAAAGACCCTGCCATAGAAAAAGCGGCGGGCGAAGTCCACGGCCAAGCTCGGGCCATTTATAGCAACAACGATATCTCCGTAACTTATACCGGAGCCACCGGAGAATATTTTGAAATAATAAATCTTGAAGCCGAAACAGGTAGATTATTAAATTCCAGAGACGACGAAGCTATGGAAAAAAATGCGGTGGTGGGTTCTGAAGCTACCAAAAATTTATTCGGCCAAAAGGAAGCTGTAGGGAAAAGCATCAGATTAAAAAACCACTCTTTTAAAGTGGTGGGCGTTCTTAAAAAAGAAGGTGCGGGTATGTTTGGCGCCGATTTAGATAACACAATTTTTATTCCGATGTCGGTGGCTCAAAAACAGCTTCTGGGTATAGATTATTACGGTGCCGCATTTATTCAAGGCAGCGATAGCTACAGCACAGAATTTATAAAATCTCGTATAACTTCTATTTTGCGTCAAAACCACAACATAACTAATCCCGACAAAGATGATTTTGAAATCCGCACTCAAGAAGATGCTCTCGCTATTTTAGGCAATATAACTTCTATCTTAAAAATATTTTTAGCTTCCATCGCCGCTATATCTTTAATAGTAGGCGGAATTGGCATTATGAATATAATGCTGGTTTCGGTTATTGAACGCACACGTGAAATTGGTTTAAGAAAAGCGGTGGGCGCAACTAATGGCGACATAATGCAGCAATTTTTAACCGAGGCTATAATTTTAACGTCTATTGGCGGGCTCGTGGGAATTATCGGCGGCGCTGGTTTTAGTTTTTTAATTTATTTAGGAATTTCTAAATTTGCAGTTGCCGATTGGACATTCGCCTTGCCGATGTCGTCTATACTTTTAGCTCTAGGAGTTTCCACCAGTATTGGTTTAATTTTTGGCATCTACCCCGCCCGCCAGGCGTCCAAAAAGAATCCTGTCGAGGCCCTTCGGTACGAGTAA
- the dprA gene encoding DNA-processing protein DprA, producing the protein MDNLWLNALNIVYGLSRIKKLLSVFRTAEKAWQASAGRILRLDFNGESIKEALAKRETVNPKLEWEKLEKLNIKTISFFEKSYPKLLKEIASSPILLYLKGNADLLKEKSIGVVGTRTPSGYGRAAIDILIPQLVESGLTIVSGLAQGIDALAHMATLKHGGKTIGVLGCGVDQIYPRMNEPLAAEMLKKNNLILSEYPAGTEAFKQNFPARNRIIAGLSLGTLVIESKIDGGALITAKQALEANREVFAVPGPITNTTSAGTNKLLQDGAKVVLCAEDVLQELNLKKLSTKEKIEVNLDKLTAEEKTIVNLIQIEPAHIDKIIQITKLKPHVVSSVLTGLELGGYIKNMGGQIYTLN; encoded by the coding sequence ATGGACAATTTATGGCTTAACGCACTCAACATTGTTTACGGCTTATCGCGTATAAAAAAATTACTCTCGGTTTTTAGAACTGCCGAAAAAGCGTGGCAGGCCTCGGCGGGCAGAATTTTGCGCTTAGATTTTAACGGCGAAAGTATAAAAGAGGCTTTAGCCAAAAGAGAAACGGTAAATCCGAAATTGGAATGGGAAAAATTAGAAAAATTAAATATAAAAACAATTTCTTTTTTCGAAAAAAGTTATCCCAAACTGCTAAAAGAAATAGCTTCTTCACCAATTCTGTTATACTTGAAAGGCAACGCTGATCTTTTAAAAGAAAAAAGTATTGGCGTAGTTGGTACCAGAACGCCCTCGGGTTATGGTCGCGCGGCTATAGATATTCTTATTCCTCAACTCGTGGAATCAGGTTTAACTATTGTAAGTGGCCTGGCTCAAGGCATAGATGCCTTAGCGCATATGGCCACGCTAAAGCACGGTGGAAAAACAATTGGGGTTTTGGGTTGCGGGGTGGATCAAATTTACCCCAGAATGAACGAGCCCTTGGCCGCAGAAATGTTAAAGAAAAATAACTTAATACTTTCCGAATATCCCGCCGGCACCGAAGCTTTTAAACAAAATTTTCCGGCCAGAAACCGAATTATAGCCGGCCTTTCTTTAGGCACACTGGTTATAGAGTCTAAAATAGATGGTGGCGCTTTAATAACGGCCAAACAAGCGCTAGAAGCCAACCGCGAAGTCTTTGCTGTACCTGGCCCTATTACCAACACCACCTCGGCCGGAACCAATAAGCTTTTGCAAGATGGTGCTAAAGTAGTGTTATGCGCCGAAGATGTTTTACAAGAATTAAATTTAAAAAAATTAAGCACCAAAGAAAAGATAGAAGTTAATTTAGATAAACTTACCGCCGAAGAAAAAACCATAGTAAATTTAATTCAAATTGAACCCGCCCACATTGACAAAATTATTCAAATAACTAAACTTAAGCCTCATGTGGTCAGTTCCGTGTTAACTGGACTCGAACTTGGTGGATATATAAAAAATATGGGGGGGCAAATATACACTTTAAACTAA